AAATTGAATCATTAATTTTCAACATTTTGAAGAAAGGAACCCACTTCCTATTCATTGTAAAGCCAGTTTCAGTTGCAGCAATAATTAGTGGTATAATTGAATGAAATTGGAAGAATCAAGGAAGAAAGCGTTATTAGGAATTGAAAAGGCTTAAAATATCAACACAGTTTTCATAGGGATAAGAAATATTCATTCTGCAAAAACCAAAAGGTATTGGGGGTGGGAATTAAACAAATAAtagataatataaataaaaaaggagAAAATTTCTCAGTTTTAAAGTTTGCATAAAACCACATGTTATAGAGATATGAAACTGTATGTATATATTTATTCTGTactaaaaaaaatctatttacataacaaaataaaaattactatCCTGTATTTCGAAAGAAATCATACTGCAATATTAGATTTACACAACAAAATCACATTTGAAATagaaacttcttttttttttgaatgacaatttaattaataaaatcctaacaataaaaaaagtgattcaaatttatgATAAAAAgcatacacttttttttttggtacatcggaaagataaattgcacccgcaaggaatcgatccctggacctcccctacccaacccatatgtcctcaaactcctaccacttgagctatcctacggggacaaAAAGCATACACTTTATGATACAATAAACTTTATGGAGAGGAATAAATGGGGGAAATTGAATCATTTATGGGGATAAGAAACAGTTTTTTTGCACAAATGAAGAGTTATGGTTGTTgggaattaaaaaaatcataataaaataGAATACAATAGAATAAAAAATGGATAAACCCCTTCATTTTTCGGCTGCATCAAAGAAAACTAATTACCTTGAATAAATATTCTGATTTAAAATAAGGTTTAGTAGAATTTTAAACATGTTGTAGACTATTCATGAGAATAAACAGTTGATTCATTTATGAAGATATCTTGGAATTGGGAAGGaagattaataaataataactcCACTTTCATAAGGATAAGAATTGTtattaataaacaaaaactataAATAATTAAGGGAGAAGAAACATCATTTACGGCATACGAAAAAACCAATCCCACTTctaatcattatttaaaggtgcTAACAACATAAAAAAGAAGTGGGAGCAATGATTCTAATGATTATTTCAACGAAGGGTtattagaaattaaaaaaattgaaacccCGGATATTATAAAGAATGAAACCCCACTTTCATAGGAATaagatttgattttaatttgttattgtaGAACTAGTTTACAAATTAAAGAGATATCAAGTTTGAGTTATCCACAAAtatttgaattcaaaatattaAGTTTATTGAAAACTCAACTAACAAATGAACACTTTTtaatttgaacaaaaaaaaaggatttttccaaaaacaaaaatatcttGGTAGGAATAGAATTTAAATCTGAAAGGAGAGTTATTAGGAATATAATTTAGATCTTAAAAAGGGAGTAAcccaaaaatattaaaattttgtatAGAATCCCGTATAATAGGTAATTGAAACGATTTATATCTTTCTTTACAGGGATTTAgatattttgaaataaataacaCTTTATTcaaaaacacattttttaaaaataacacaCAACCCATTAATTAATACAATAGAAATTTCTTCATGGAggaatttaatataattatttaatcaaACATAACTACTTGAACTATAAGAAAGGGATTAAAAAATTTCACAACAAACGGGAATAAGAAAACTTTCTTTAAAACTTTCTCCTTCTTGACCATCTTCAGTGGCTTCTTGCTGTCAATAGCATTTGCAATGACTTCCGCATCAATAGGGTATGACGTTTAAAAGGAGGAGAGTCATTATTCTCAACATGACGGGGGTCCTGAGAGTTCCCATTGATAGTGAGTGCAGCTTTGATATCACCATCAAATCCAACATCCTTATCCAAGGACTGAAATCAATATtaccaaaaattaaaaatctttCCTAGGCTTTACCAAAAATGTTGTAAATTTTAaaacgtaaaaaaaaaaaacagaaatggATGAGGACCAGAAAGAACTCCAGTAGAAGACTTAGCACAAATGATATTCTGAAATATAAGAACACGtgacaaaattaaattaatcaatTACATAAAGattaaaaacaaattaacaTTAATCAAAATGATACTAACCTTCCCTTTGTATATAATTTATGGCTTTCCCTGAGTGGTCTTTGAAATGGATGAGAACTGCATCTTCAACTCATGATCTGGAGCTAAAACAATAAAGCCTTCCTGGCTATCTTTACTTAGATCAACAACAGATGAATTGGGGGAAGTAAGCCCATGCGGGTCACCAGCAACATTAAATTCGTCATTAAGGTCCTAAATTGAGGAAAAACGATATGAGAAAGCTAATAAAAAAACCATCAGAACCAAGTATTGGAACATATAGAAAAACCTTAGCAAAACTTGATGACGATCCTTCAACCATTCCACCAGAGCTAGGAGTTGTCAAAAGCATGTAAGGAGGGGAACCTTCTAACTGGGGATTTGCAATCTTAAATTGGGAAATCACCTCACGATCTGAACAGATTCTCTTCACCTTATAGGATGGCTCAAACCATGTATTGGAACTgttatcaacatcaactttGAATAAGAAGGTCTTCTCAATCGAATTCAAAATCTCAGACGACACCTGGTAATCGTTTGGGTCCTTGAATTGTATAGAGAATAGCATGACATTCATAGTCGTtgaaattaaattgaaaatgatTAGATATAGGAAAAAATGAAATACCAAACCTTATGGCATTTCTCAACCAAATCAGCACATGGTTTATTCAGAAGATTATTGGCTTCTTGATAAAAAACAACAAATGGAGTAGAATCATTTGCATCCATAACCCTGAGATGAATTTTGTACTTAAGAATTGCAGTAACAACATGGAGAACACATGCTTCACAAAAGTACATGTCTTCGGCTGGGTACACCTTTTTGTTACACTTGCAAGCAGGATAGTACCAACTGTTGTCGTCAGGAATGAAGTTAACAGTGGAAAGAACAACGCAAACAGATTTCTaacaacaacaaataaaaaagaGTTAGGAAAATATCTAAAGATAACATCATCAACATGAACCATAggataatagaaaaaaaaaaaaagcagacCTCAACCAAGTATTTGATCTGCTCAATTGTTTTCCCTACACTTTGCCTTAGAAAATCTTCTGTTGGAATCATGAAGCTGAGTCAGGACTTGAGCAGAAGGGCCATCGATAGCAGGATTAAAGAGAATCTTAGTTACCCCATAAAAATTTTGAATGCTAGGCTTTCCTGTGAatgaaaaataattgaaaaagaTTAGAAAACCAGGAACCCGAAATGATTTACACAACAACTAAAATatggaaagtaaaaaaaaagtataccTTTGGAAGGTTTTATCTTTGCAAATTGGACAACAACAACTTTAGTCATGTCCCCAGACGCCAATTGCCCAACGATTTCATCGACATATTTCCCAAAAAAAGCAGCCTGAACATGAACTATGACCAACAAAGGAAAAGCAAAGACAGATAAGACAACATAACACATATGAAGGAATAAGGAATAGAGTTACACATACCCTTCTTGATCAACTTCTAGGGTAATCTTCTTTTGCACTTTACCATGTTTTTCAACCTCTTGCTCCCCAGTTAGGATACCGATGACATCTGGAAGAATAGAATAACTCACATTGATAACCAACATTGATATGATTAACAAAAGggaaaaaggaaataaatagGAAGGAGGTGTCTGGTTCTTTGAACACAACACTAGacaaagccaagaaagagaAGGGGTTTCCGGTGATGGAGGTGTTACCCATGACCCTAACAATGGAATGCATTTAGAAATTCATCTTATAGGGATGAGAGGTCGTCCTAAAATCACCTCCATTCTCACAAACACCAAAAGAGGAGATCTGGTACACACGACCCTCAGATATCTGATTTTGGAACCGGTAAACCAAGGTTCGCCTAATGGAAGCATGAATTTTGCAAcccttaaaaaaacaaaaaaaaaaagaacaaagaaaATTAGAATTTTCAACACATAAGCCATGAAGATAATAAGGAAATATTAGGGCAAAAAAAAACCTTCGAATCCATCAAAACTATATCCAAGGATGAAGGAAGCTTGGATTCGGAGTAGCTAGGCGTTAACCACAACCGAATAACCTTCACAACGATGGTCCAGGTTTCTTTTGAAGCATCAAATTTAGAGACATCATCAACTCAAAGAGCCATATCAGAAGGGATTGATAAGAAATTTGGAGAAAGCAAAACAGGCAAAGCAAAAAGGATTGGGTTTCAGGGCATCACAACACAGGGACTTATATAGAATAGTTTCAAGGGTTGAAACTTTTGGATTTCCTCAAGAATTCGAAAACAAGAAGTTGAAACAACAAATAAGTGGGAATGAACAACCATCATTGGGCACAAatatatagagaaaaaaaattcaaactacCGAAATCCATTAATGGGGCGTAGAATGAATGTTGGGAACCAAGAAGGGGCGGCTGTGTCATCAATGGAGCATGGAGAATTCGAAAGAGTTCCATGGAATAATGAATTAGGGTTcgaataataataacaaaaaaaaagaagagaaggaAAGCAAAAAGGTGAAATTTCATGAGTCGGtgtatgagagagagagaaacataATGGATGAGGCTGAAAAAGGGAGAGAGGAAAAGAAGGAATGAGAtagtgagagagagaaatgagatgaaggaatgaataaaataaaataataggaGAGGGACACGTGTCACTTTGTAGTGCAATGGAGGGAATAAAATAATCAAGTTTATTCCTGTGAATGAGATAAGGGGGAAAGGGTTCTTAGAATGTTAgtgttttaaatatatatatgtatatatatctatatatatatatatagatagatagatgacaTTAACATATAAATTTCTACTCTTTATCAAACTTTGAAATTTGTATTTAAATTTAGTTTTTCTATGCTAGTTCCTGAAAATTGGGAAGCAACCAAGTCATGCACAATTATACATCGAAACCCATAAAAGAAAGGATGGATCCTTTATCAATGATGAAGTAATGGGTGTAGTGGTAAGTTTGACTATGTTGTTTTCAATTATCATGCTATTGAAGATTTATCATGATAGtattttaaggcttaattgcacttttgctccctcgTCTTTCAGCGTTGTGCGAAAGCCCTCCCCCATGTTTAAAAGGAGCAGATTCCCTCCCTTATGTTTAAAAATGTGAAAAAGTGCCCCTTCCGTTAGTTTGTCGTTTAAAAAGCTAACAGTGGTTGCTTATGTggctttcattaattgacgtgtcTCTGACACAGGCCAAGTAAGATGCCACTTAGTCTGTTttcattgaagaaaaaaaaaaggaatcacATGATCAACACGTGCATCCTTTCCCCTTAATTGAGtctccatcttcatcttttCCCCCAAATTTGACCTAACTCCATTGCAGAAGAGAGAACAGAGAAATTGGTCGAACGAGAACGAAGGAACACGAAGAAGATCGAAGGAGAACGAAGGCCATGACAAGAGTGAGCGATTCTCATGAATCTTCGACAAGCACTTGTAGTGATGGCACTGTTCGAAGAACCTACTACTG
This is a stretch of genomic DNA from Lotus japonicus ecotype B-129 chromosome 1, LjGifu_v1.2. It encodes these proteins:
- the LOC130730901 gene encoding uncharacterized protein LOC130730901, producing MDSKGCKIHASIRRTLVYRFQNQISEGRVYQISSFGVCENGDVIGILTGEQEVEKHVHVQAAFFGKYVDEIVGQLASGDMTKVVVVQFAKIKPSKGKPSIQNFYGVTKILFNPAIDGPSAQVLTQLHDSNRRFSKKSVCVVLSTVNFIPDDNSWYYPACKCNKKVYPAEDMYFCEACVLHVVTAILKYKIHLRVMDANDSTPFVVFYQEANNLLNKPCADLVEKCHKDPNDYQVSSEILNSIEKTFLFKVDVDNSSNTWFEPSYKVKRICSDREVISQFKIANPQLEGSPPYMLLTTPSSGGMVEGSSSSFAKDLNDEFNVAGDPHGLTSPNSSVVDLSKDSQEGFISLDKDVGFDGDIKAALTINGNSQDPRHVENNDSPPFKRHTLLMRKSLQMLLTARSH